A single Lactuca sativa cultivar Salinas chromosome 8, Lsat_Salinas_v11, whole genome shotgun sequence DNA region contains:
- the LOC128127826 gene encoding uncharacterized protein LOC128127826 yields MGRTTLVYVCFNALKKGWKEGCRKIIGLDGCFLKGICKGELLCVVGRDANNGIYPIAWAVVCVENKENWRWFLDLLIDDLGLNLGYGYSVISDQHKGLIEAVKELLPYVEHSQCAKHISQKLRKRYSGAQYESIFWKACKATKEVDFKVAMKELELLDPSAHQYLMDKDPKTWSRAYFQPGRCCDAVENGMSESFNVVIVDARKKPIITMLEELRMYMMERVFKKKCKGLG; encoded by the exons ATGGGAAGAACTACTTTAGTCTATGTTTGCTTTAATGCATTGAAGAAGGGGTGGAAGGAGGGATGCAGGAAGATAATAGGTTTAGATGGTTGTTTCCTTAAAGGGATCTGTAAAGGGGAGTTATTATGTGTTGTTGGAAGGGATGCAAACAATGGGATTTATCCTATTGCATGGGCAGTAGTATGTGTGGAGAATAAGGAAAATTGGAGGTGGTTTTTGGATTTACTCATTGATGACTTAGGACTTAATTTAGGCTATGGATACAGTGTAATATCTGATCAACACAAG GGTTTGATTGAGGCTGTTAAAGAACTACTTCCATATGTAGAGCATAGCCAGTGTGCCAAGCATATTAGCCAAAAACTTAGGAAAAGGTATAGTGGTGCCCAATATGAAAGCATATTCTGGAAGGCATGTAAAGCAACAAAAGAGGTAGATTTTAAGGTTGCCATGAAAGAGCTTGAACTGCTAGACCCAAGTGCTCATCAGTATCTGATGGACAAAGACCCCAAAACATGGTCAAGGGCCTACTTCCAACCAGGAAGATGTTGTGATGCTGTGGAGAATGGAATGTCAGAAAGTTTTAATGTTGTGATTGTTGATGCTAGGAAGAAACCAATTATCACCATGCTAGAGGAGTTAAGGATGTATATGATGGAGAGGGTGTTCAAGAAGAAATGCAAGGGTCTAGGATAA